A region from the Silene latifolia isolate original U9 population chromosome 7, ASM4854445v1, whole genome shotgun sequence genome encodes:
- the LOC141591605 gene encoding abscisic-aldehyde oxidase, translated as MENPEKIVGNLVFAVNGVRFEVPSIHPSTTLLEFLRTQTPFKSVKLGCGEGGCGACVVLLSKYDPVRDQVEDYTISSCLTLLCSIHNCSVTTTEGLGSSKKGFHAIHQRFAGFHASQCGFCTPGMCVSLFSALVNAEKTNRPEPSPGFSKMTVSEAEMAVSGNLCRCTGYRPITDACKSFGGNVDIEDLGLNSFWHKEEGKEVMMNKLPLYEPSSQITSFPEFLKDELKLSMLLDSGRYSWHSPFTIEELQRLLHSVKANEVDRVKIVASNTGSGYYKELTDYDTYIDLKNIPELSMVEKESSGVKFGAAISISKAITELNDGNQNVLDEGSMMVLRKIANHFEKIANNYIRNSASLGGNLVMAQRRGFPSDIATVLLSVDASVEIISSSRLEILTLEEFLGRPPLDSTSIIVSIKIPSCTTNSKSRSKLMFETYRAAPRPLGNALAYVNASFLAEVSESKVDNGYVINKIQLAFGAYGAKQAVRARKVEKFLEGQILNREVLFEAVKLVRGIVVPEDSISNSSYRISLAEAFIFEFLHGLVDTGFEYSKHDLNGHAESQSSREDSLYENGNCKSQPLISPAKQVIVPSIENRPVGEPITKTGAALQASGEAIYVDDIPSPSDCLYGAFVYSTKPLARVKSVHFQSESLPNGVHALITYKDIPEEGQNVGSKTLFGNESLFADDLTRCAGERIALVVAESQKRANIAAANAVVEYDTDNLDPPILTVEDAVERSSFFDVPPFLNPKPVGDSAEGMAEAEQKILPTEIRLPSQYYFYMETQTALAVPDEDNCMVVYSSLQAPEYTHSTIANCLGVPEHNVRVITRRVGGGFGGKALKAMPVATACALAAHKLGHPVRMYLNRKTDMIMAGGRHPMKITYSVGFKSDGKITALHLDLLINGGIAPDISPIMPHNIIGALKKYDWGAFSFDAKVCKTNHSSKSAMRAPGEAQGSFIAEAIIEHVASSLSIDVDTVRNRNLHTFNSLSLFYEHSKGEPVEYTLPSIWDKLASSSNFYLRKETVQKFNETHKWRKRGISRIPILHEVMLRATPGKVSILPDGSIVVEVGGIELGQGLWTKVKQMAAFALSLIKCPGTENLFDMVRVVQADTLSVIQGGFTSGSTTSESSCEAVRICCNTLVERLSALRDRLQGQMGSVDWKTLIFQASMQSVHLSASTLYVPEFASMRYLNYGAAVSEVEVNLLTGETSILRSDIIYDCGQSLNPAVDLGQIEGAFVQGIGFFMLEEYLTNPDGLVIADSTWTYKIPTIDTIPKQFNVEIMNSGHHQKRVLSSKASGEPPLLLAASVHCAVRAAIKEGRKQLASWGGLDSHDSPFQLSVPATMPVVKELCGLDIVQTYLKFSLANQ; from the exons ATGGAAAACCCAGAAAAAATAGTTGGTAATTTGGTGTTTGCTGTAAATGGTGTCAGATTTGAAGTACCAAGTATTCATCCTTCAACTACTTTACTTGAGTTTTTGAGAACTCAAACTCCTTTTAAAAGTGTTAAACTTGGTTGTGGAGAAG GTGGATGTGGAGCTTGTGTTGTGCTGTTATCCAAGTATGATCCCGTGCGTGATCAGGTGGAGGATTACACGATAAGTTCATGCCTCACGCTTCTTTGCAGTATACATAATTGTTCTGTAACGACAACTGAAGGCCTCGGAAGTAGCAAAAAAGGGTTTCATGCAATTCACCAAAGATTTGCAGGTTTTCATGCCTCTCAGTGTGGGTTTTGTACCCCTGGAATGTGTGTTTCTCTATTCTCAGCCCTTGTAAACGCTGAGAAAACTAATCGACCAGAACCCTCTCCTGGGTTTTCCAAGATGACGGTTTCTGAAGCCGAGATGGCTGTTTCTGGAAATCTATGTAGGTGTACTGGTTATCGACCTATTACTGACGCCTGCAAAAGCTTTGGAGGTAATGTGGATATTGAAGACCTAGGATTAAATTCCTTTTGGCACAAAGAGGAAGGCAAGGAAGTTATGATGAATAAGCTACCATTATATGAACCGAGCAGTCAGATAACGTCATTTCCTGAATTTTTGAAGGATGAATTGAAGTTAAGTATGCTTTTGGATTCGGGGAGATATTCTTGGCATAGCCCTTTTACTATTGAGGAACTCCAAAGGTTACTGCATTCAGTTAAGGCCAATGAAGTGGACCGTGTTAAAATAGTGGCTAGTAATACAGGTTCAGGCTATTACAAGGAGCTCACTGATTATGACACATATATAGATCTGAAGAATATCCCTGAACTGTCGATGGTCGAGAAGGAGTCTTCCGGTGTCAAATTTGGGGCAGCCATCTCGATCTCTAAAGCCATCACAGAACTGAATGATGGCAACCAAAATGTACTGGATGAGGGCAGTATGATGGTGTTAAGAAAAATTGCCAACCATTTTGAAAAAATTGCCAACAACTACATACGAAATTCAGCTAGTCTCGGGGGAAATTTAGTAATGGCGCAAAGGCGTGGCTTTCCCTCTGACATTGCTACAGTACTTCTTTCTGTTGATGCAAGCGTAGAGATAATAAGCAGTTCTAGATTGGAAATCTTGACGTTGGAGGAATTCTTGGGAAGACCTCCTTTAGATTCCACGAGTATAATAGTGAGTATCAAGATTCCCAGTTGCACCACTAATTCAAAGTCGCGATCTAAACTTATGTTTGAAACTTATCGAGCTGCTCCTCGTCCATTGGGTAATGCATTAGCTTATGTAAATGCTTCTTTCTTGGCTGAAGTTTCTGAATCTAAAGTTGATAATGGATATGTAATTAATAAGATTCAGTTGGCTTTTGGTGCCTATGGAGCTAAGCAAGCAGTAAGGGCGAGAAAAGTCGAAAAGTTTTTGGAAGGACAGATTCTCAACCGTGAAGTTTTGTTTGAAGCTGTAAAATTGGTTCGGGGTATTGTGGTGCCTGAAGACAGCATTTCAAATTCTTCCTATCGGATTAGTTTAGCCGAGGCATTTATCTTCGAGTTTCTGCATGGTTTAGTCGATACTGGTTTTGAATATTCTAAACATGACTTGAATGGACATGCTGAATCCCAGTCAAGTAGGGAAGATAGTCTATATGAGAATGGTAACTGTAAATCTCAGCCTCTGATATCTCCTGCAAAGCAAGTGATTGTGCCTAGCATAGAAAATCGTCCTGTGGGAGAACCCATTACCAAAACAGGAGCTGCTCTACAGGCATCTG GTGAGGCAATCTATGTCGATGATATTCCTTCTCCTAGTGACTGTCTCTATGGAGCATTTGTGTACAGCACAAAGCCACTGGCACGTGTCAAGTCCGTGCATTTCCAGTCTGAATCACTTCCAAATGGAGTTCATGCACTTATCACTTATAAAGACATTCCAGAAGAAGGGCAGAATGTCGGAAGCAAAACATTGTTTGGTAATGAGTCATTATTTGCTGATGATCTTACAAGGTGTGCTGGTGAACGTATCGCATTAGTT GTTGCAGAGTCTCAGAAGCGTGCAAATATTGCCGCAGCCAATGCTGTGGTGGAGTATGACACAGACAATCTCGATCCTCCCATTCTAACTGTTGAAGATGCTGTGGAGAGATCTAGCTTTTTTGACGTCCCACCTTTTCTTAACCCAAAACCAGTCGGCGACTCTGCCGAGGGAATGGCAGAAGCTGAACAGAAAATACTTCCTACTGAG ATCCGGCTACCATCACAATACTACTTCTATATGGAGACGCAAACTGCTCTTGCTGTTCCAGATGAAGATAATTGCATGGTTGTCTATAGCTCTCTTCAGGCTCCTGAATATACACATTCTACGATTGCTAATTGTCTTGGAGTCCCTGAACACAATGTCCGTGTCATAACCAGAAGGGTGGGAGGTGGATTTGGTGGGAAAGCGTTAAAAGCTATGCCT GTGGCGACAGCTTGTGCGTTAGCGGCACATAAGCTTGGCCATCCCGTCCGGATGTATCTCAATCGCAAGACGGATATGATCATGGCAGGAGGAAGACACCCAATGAAAATCACTTATAGTGTGGGATTTAAATCAGACGGGAAGATCACAGCCTTGCATCTGGATCTGTTGATTAATGGAGGTATAGCGCCCGATATTAGCCCTATTATGCCACATAACATTATTGGTGCACTCAAGAAGTACGACTGGGGTGCTTTCTCATTTGATGCGAAAGTATGTAAAACAAATCATTCAAGTAAATCCGCCATGCGGGCTCCTGGTGAGGCGCAAGGGTCATTTATTGCCGAGGCTATAATAGAACATGTAGCTTCTAGCCTCTCCATTGATGTCGATACTGTCAGAAACAGGAATCTTCACACATTTAACAGCTTAAGTTTGTTCTATGAGCATAGTAAGGGAGAGCCAGTGGAGTACACTTTACCCTCAATTTGGGATAAGCTAGCTTCTTCTTCAAATTTTTACCTAAGAAAGGAGACGGTACAAAAATTTAACGAAACCCATAAATGGCGTAAAAGGGGAATTTCTAGGATACCCATTTTGCATGAAGTGATGCTGAGAGCAACGCCAGGTAAAGTTAGCATTCTCCCAGATGGGTCCATTGTTGTGGAAGTTGGAGGGATAGAGCTTGGCCAGGGTTTATGGACAAAGGTTAAGCAAATGGCCGCATTTGCTCTAAGTTTGATAAAGTGTCCTGGGACTGAAAATCTGTTTGATATGGTACGAGTCGTGCAAGCAGATACATTAAGTGTGATACAAGGAGGATTTACATCTGGAAGTACGACTTCTGAATCTAGTTGTGAAGCAGTTAGGATTTGCTGCAATACATTAGTTGAAAGATTATCCGCTCTCAGAGACAGACTCCAGGGACAAATGGGATCTGTTGACTGGAAAACACTTATTTTTCAG GCGAGCATGCAATCAGTACATTTGTCAGCAAGCACTCTCTATGTACCTGAGTTTGCGTCCATGCGATATTTGAATTATGGAGCTGCTGTCAGTGAG GTAGAAGTGAATCTTCTTACAGGAGAAACCAGCATTTTACGATCAGACATCATTTATGACTGCGGACAGAGTCTAAATCCCGCTGTTGATCTTGGACAG ATAGAAGGGGCTTTTGTCCAAGGAATTGGCTTTTTCATGCTGGAAGAGTACCTAACCAATCCAGATGGACTAGTGATTGCTGATAGCACATGGACATACAAGATTCCAACGATTGATACCATACCCAAACAATTTAATGTCGAGATTATGAATAGCGGGCATCACCAAAAGCGTGTTCTCTCATCCAAAG CATCCGGAGAGCCACCGCTGCTGTTAGCAGCATCAGTACACTGTGCAGTAAGAGCAGCAATCAAAGAAGGCAGAAAGCAACTTGCTTCCTGGGGCGGTCTAGATTCCCACGATTCCCCTTTCCAGCTTAGCGTTCCCGCCACCATGCCAGTTGTCAAGGAGCTTTGTGGCTTGGATATTGTCCAAACTTACTTGAAGTTTTCTCTCGCAAATCAGTAG